The Microcystis aeruginosa NIES-843 sequence CCTCAAGAATTACTGATTAAACAATTATTTAGTTGTCTTAAGTAAATTAAGTATTTTTGGTGATTTTTATGATATAATGAGCGATATTTTCGATTTTTAGGTGGGTGTTTGCCAGTGTCATAGCAATCGGTCTCCTGATTAGGATAGAAAGTTGGAAATTAAGAGTTATTATCGCCTAACTGTGATGATGGGATTGCTTTCGACATAGATAGTCATCTCTTTTTTTATTTACTTAACTTAGCAATGATTGAAACCGCTCATCTCCCCGAATCTGCTCAAAATCTTTATCTGTTTTCGCCATATCCTGATACTTGACATCAAGACTGATGAACGATTTATTTTATTAGTGGTATTCCGATATCTTTGCAGATTTTATTAGCGAGAATATCCCTAATTTCCGTATGTCTTGGAATCGCAGATCTTTTATTTAATTGGGGGTTAAACCACCAAGAATGGCTAGGACTTGCTGAAAAAGTACGGGCGAAGCATTCGGATAGAAAATCTCCGGTTTCACCGATAGGTTATTGTCCGAATGCTTCGCCCCTACAGGACGCGGGCCGATGAAGACGCAAGGTTTTGAACGACGATTCTCTCAAAATCTTGCACCTGTGAGAGCAAAACAGAACCCTAAAACTCTTACCTCGTCTATATTTAACATTTATTCAGCAAGTCCTATCTACCAATCT is a genomic window containing:
- a CDS encoding TPR end-of-group domain-containing protein — translated: MSLDVKYQDMAKTDKDFEQIRGDERFQSLLS